A stretch of the Streptococcus himalayensis genome encodes the following:
- the coaE gene encoding dephospho-CoA kinase (Dephospho-CoA kinase (CoaE) performs the final step in coenzyme A biosynthesis.) has protein sequence MTRVIGLTGGIASGKSTVTAYLRKRGYQVIDADEVVHTLQQKGGKLYQALLQEYGPNILLPNQELDRGKLAAVVFANEESLERTNRLQQAIIREELASLKAQHEGSESLLFMDIPLLFELNYEQWFEEIWLVGLSKSQQVERLMARNRLSQEEAEKRIAAQLSLAEKRQRASSYIDNSGSVKQTYAQIDRLLQELERR, from the coding sequence ATGACAAGAGTAATTGGATTAACAGGTGGTATTGCTTCGGGGAAATCCACAGTGACAGCTTATTTGCGAAAACGTGGCTATCAGGTCATTGATGCGGATGAGGTTGTTCACACCTTGCAGCAAAAAGGAGGTAAACTCTACCAAGCTCTGCTTCAAGAATATGGGCCAAATATTTTACTACCCAATCAAGAGTTGGATCGCGGGAAATTAGCGGCTGTCGTCTTTGCAAACGAGGAGAGTTTAGAGCGGACCAATCGTTTGCAGCAGGCTATTATTCGTGAGGAATTAGCGAGCTTAAAGGCTCAGCATGAAGGCTCGGAAAGTCTATTGTTTATGGATATTCCGCTCTTGTTTGAGTTGAATTATGAGCAGTGGTTTGAAGAAATCTGGCTGGTTGGCTTGTCCAAGAGTCAGCAGGTGGAGCGTTTGATGGCTCGTAATCGCCTAAGTCAAGAAGAGGCTGAAAAACGCATAGCCGCACAACTATCTTTGGCTGAAAAACGCCAAAGAGCCAGTAGCTATATTGACAACAGTGGCTCTGTGAAGCAGACCTATGCGCAGATTGATCGCTTATTACAGGAGCTAGAAAGAAGATGA
- a CDS encoding GNAT family N-acetyltransferase, translated as MEHTIQMVQPDEVEIWLGFAKQIWSSDREKLRTGFLSNPFPYEFLYWRGGKALAWLSLSIRKEYVEGCSSLPIAYLEGISVLPEARRQGIARELLAFARQWAKDHDCLQLASDCSLENELSQAFHHRSGFREVGRTVHYILNVD; from the coding sequence ATGGAACATACGATTCAAATGGTTCAACCAGATGAAGTTGAAATCTGGCTAGGTTTTGCAAAACAAATCTGGTCTAGCGATAGAGAGAAGTTACGGACAGGCTTTTTAAGCAATCCATTTCCCTATGAATTTCTCTACTGGCGTGGAGGAAAGGCTCTTGCCTGGTTAAGTCTTTCTATTCGCAAAGAATATGTGGAAGGGTGCTCTAGTCTACCGATTGCCTATTTAGAGGGAATTTCTGTTCTCCCAGAAGCTAGACGACAAGGCATCGCACGAGAGTTGCTTGCCTTTGCTAGACAATGGGCGAAAGACCATGATTGTCTACAATTAGCTTCCGATTGTTCCTTAGAAAATGAGCTTAGCCAAGCATTTCATCACAGAAGCGGTTTTCGTGAAGTTGGCCGAACTGTTCATTATATCTTGAACGTGGATTAG
- the mutM gene encoding DNA-formamidopyrimidine glycosylase, giving the protein MPELPEVETVRKGLEKLVVGKRIQKVEITYPRMVLTGADVLCEALVGQEICEVKRRGKYLLLYLTDFVLISHLRMEGKYNYFPNQVPENKHFHAFFTFTDGSHLVYQDVRKFGTLELLTKEQIEKYFLSKKLGPEPTAEDFDYERFTVQLAQSKKPIKAHLLDQTLVVGLGNIYVDEALFQAGIHPARTSQSLSTKESKALHQAIIAVLQLGVEKGGSTIRTYKNALGMDGTMQDYLQVYGKQGQECPRCQTEMVKFQLSGRGTHICPKCQVTP; this is encoded by the coding sequence ATGCCAGAATTACCAGAGGTTGAAACAGTTCGCAAGGGACTTGAAAAACTGGTTGTTGGAAAAAGAATTCAGAAAGTAGAGATCACCTATCCACGCATGGTGTTGACGGGGGCAGATGTTTTGTGTGAAGCCTTGGTTGGACAGGAGATTTGCGAGGTCAAGCGTCGCGGGAAGTATCTTTTGCTTTACTTGACAGATTTCGTGCTTATTTCCCATTTGCGGATGGAAGGCAAGTACAATTACTTTCCTAATCAAGTACCAGAAAATAAGCATTTTCATGCCTTTTTCACCTTTACAGATGGCAGTCACTTGGTCTATCAAGATGTGAGGAAGTTTGGAACTCTTGAGTTGCTAACAAAAGAACAAATTGAGAAATATTTTCTCTCGAAAAAGTTAGGGCCAGAGCCGACCGCAGAAGATTTCGACTATGAGCGTTTTACCGTTCAGCTCGCTCAATCGAAAAAGCCCATTAAAGCCCACTTGCTGGATCAGACCTTGGTGGTAGGGCTGGGTAATATCTACGTGGACGAAGCCTTGTTTCAAGCAGGCATTCATCCTGCAAGAACTAGTCAAAGTCTCTCAACCAAAGAAAGCAAGGCCTTGCACCAAGCGATTATTGCTGTCTTGCAACTAGGCGTTGAAAAAGGTGGCTCGACCATTCGAACCTATAAAAATGCCCTTGGGATGGATGGGACTATGCAGGATTATCTACAAGTTTATGGAAAGCAGGGACAAGAGTGTCCGCGTTGTCAGACAGAGATGGTCAAGTTTCAATTATCTGGCCGTGGAACGCATATTTGTCCCAAGTGTCAGGTAACACCATGA